One part of the Mariniblastus fucicola genome encodes these proteins:
- a CDS encoding efflux RND transporter periplasmic adaptor subunit: protein MIDLAKSRLSVWPAVLIVACLVSFECAEANAQGGFKRSSGSPYSDGQAKQATPGVSKFEPSTNRNATPTFGRGGTSTLTPPRTSIQQSDPGTGSQIGDTSGMGEGRVSACTIEYVDEIDVPALETGALVEMNVTEGDAVPTGTVIARINDTLLKHQLRQALVRKNNAYRIANDTTSMEAAEKQIQLTRQRYETTSKLERKGARSSDEKLTARYEYEVAQLQLRAANMRQLEAQGEAELENARAREVEERIQRHAVVATFDGVVVDRYKQQSEWVTAGEPVVRIARMDKLYVTGLISNRDYNPSDVKGKDVLVTVELARKEKMEFPGKIVIIGSKDIAGTGNEFMVKAEITNKMKQGQWVLRKDARVSMRIMLK from the coding sequence GTGATTGATTTAGCAAAAAGCCGTTTGTCTGTTTGGCCAGCTGTTCTGATCGTTGCGTGCCTGGTGTCGTTTGAGTGTGCCGAAGCCAACGCTCAGGGCGGGTTCAAGAGAAGCAGCGGATCGCCCTACTCCGATGGCCAGGCCAAGCAGGCGACGCCGGGAGTCAGCAAGTTCGAACCCTCGACCAACCGCAATGCGACACCGACGTTTGGGCGCGGCGGAACATCGACGTTGACGCCTCCACGAACATCGATTCAACAGAGCGATCCCGGGACCGGATCGCAAATTGGCGACACGTCGGGGATGGGCGAAGGACGGGTCAGCGCTTGCACGATCGAGTACGTTGACGAAATTGACGTTCCGGCTTTGGAGACAGGTGCTCTGGTCGAGATGAATGTAACCGAGGGTGACGCTGTACCGACTGGTACGGTGATCGCGCGAATCAACGATACGCTGCTCAAGCATCAACTGCGTCAGGCGCTGGTTCGAAAGAACAATGCTTATCGAATCGCCAACGATACGACTTCGATGGAGGCCGCGGAAAAGCAAATTCAGCTGACTCGCCAACGTTATGAGACGACCAGCAAGCTTGAGCGAAAGGGCGCGCGTTCTTCTGATGAGAAACTGACGGCGCGGTACGAGTACGAAGTAGCTCAGCTTCAGCTTCGCGCTGCCAACATGCGACAGCTTGAAGCCCAGGGAGAAGCGGAACTTGAGAACGCTCGTGCCCGGGAAGTCGAAGAGCGAATCCAGCGGCATGCGGTTGTAGCAACGTTCGATGGCGTTGTGGTAGATCGCTATAAACAGCAGAGCGAATGGGTGACGGCTGGCGAGCCTGTTGTCAGGATTGCTCGCATGGACAAGCTTTACGTTACCGGCCTGATTTCAAACCGCGACTACAACCCTTCTGATGTGAAGGGGAAAGACGTTTTGGTGACTGTGGAGCTGGCTCGTAAGGAAAAGATGGAGTTTCCAGGAAAGATCGTCATCATCGGTTCCAAGGATATCGCCG